In Chloroflexota bacterium, the genomic stretch GACGCCCGACGCCCACCCCATCCTGGGGCCGACGCCACTGGGCGGCTTTTATCTGGTGGCCGGCTTTTCCGGCCACGGCTTCATGCACGGCCCGATCTGCGGCAAACTGATGGCGGAGATGATTTTGGATGGCCGGGCAAGCACGGTGGATGTTTCGATGTTGGATTACAACCGGTTTGCTGAGGGTCGAGAGATTCGGGAATATAATGTCGTGTGATTTATGAACTCTGAAATCATCGCCATCGGCACTGAGATCGTCCTGGGCGACCTGGTGGACACCAACACTGCTCACATCGCCCGCAAACTGCGAAGCATCGGGCTGGATGTACTTTACACTTCAGCGGTCGGCGACAACGAAGACCGCATCACCGACGTGATCCGCTACGCGTTGAAACGCTCTCAAGTCGTCATCACCAGCGGCGGCCTGGGGCCGACGGTGGACGACATGACCCGCGCCGCCGTCGCCCGCGCCACAGACCACCAGCTTATCTTTGATGAATCGCTCCACGAGCAAATCCGCGCCCGCTTTGCCCGCATGAACCGCCAGATGACGGAAAACAACAAACTGCAAGCCTGGCGGCCCGAAGGTTCAACGCCGATTGAAAACCCGGTCGGCACTGCGCCCAGTTTTGTGGTGGATACAGGCGAAAGCGTCATCATCAGCCTGCCCGGCGTGCCGCGCGAGATGGAATATTTGCTGGAGGACGCCGTCCTGCCCTACCTTCGCCGGCGATTCAATCTCAATTCGCTCATCAAGGTTCGTGTCCTGCACGTTGTTGGCCTGGGCGAGAGTGTGGTGGATCAGCATGTGGGTGACCTGGAAAAGTTGAGCAACCCGATGGTCGGC encodes the following:
- a CDS encoding CinA family nicotinamide mononucleotide deamidase-related protein; its protein translation is MNSEIIAIGTEIVLGDLVDTNTAHIARKLRSIGLDVLYTSAVGDNEDRITDVIRYALKRSQVVITSGGLGPTVDDMTRAAVARATDHQLIFDESLHEQIRARFARMNRQMTENNKLQAWRPEGSTPIENPVGTAPSFVVDTGESVIISLPGVPREMEYLLEDAVLPYLRRRFNLNSLIKVRVLHVVGLGESVVDQHVGDLEKLSNPMVGLNAHYGIVDIRIAAKAGSEAEADTLIANVEKTARERLNDSIFGADDETLEGVVMAKLIERGHQVAVIESGTLGRIAGKLAQADGGRGAFRGGEIKLLDGSADLKVLARSVAEVSGATCGLACVASAQDKVLEIGVGVWRAGEAKHWQMKFGGHPALIPDWAATMALNALRRSLMKDG